attcttttttattttctcaatttatgtgttcttgtctttttgttattgttctatcaatttttgtggtcatttagaaaatgttgagAGAGAAACCCTATaaggattttgttttaatggaGAGAGTCGAAAATGAAGAGTTAGAATATACAGGAagaatgaataatatatataattgtcaTATATTGAATAGTTTAAAAGTGAATTATAATGTAGTCAAAGcaagaatttgttttaatagtattgacattatttattaatgtaGTTATCTAATTATCATGTTGAATTctgtctattttttttatataattaggaaataaagataaaaacttGAAGAATCGTACAAAAagtataacaaatttgacaaaatatttttttcagattttataataatatacatagACACTAATCATATAACATTTAGAaagtgatagaagtctattagtttctattattgatagaattcaaaaattttatataatttgtaaatattttaatttattttattattttaaaaattgcttCCGAAAATTTTCACGATTacattattcttaaaaaaaacaataaaaagaactaccTTACTcggttaaaaaaaacaaacaacaaaaagaggagaaaaaaaagattagccTTGCTCTTTCAACATCTTCATAATAGGATTTGAACCACCAATAAATTCTTTAtagaatattttgttatttcaatacttcaaaaaacactttttaaaaagaaacaaaaggataacttttatatatatatatataaagtgtaTTAACTACATAAATACATGTGAAAATGGGTGGCCTTGAGagtttaaatattcatatgaTTATGGAGGAGATTATTGAGTGTTGATTATTACAGTGATATGAAGAAGGTAAGCACAACAACTGAGACTAGAGAAACAAACAAGTTAGCAACATTTGATACACTGCCTGATGGGGCTGGCGCGGCAGGCATGTCTGCAGCATCTGAAGGAGTCGTTGTCGCCATTTTGTTCACCCCGGGGAGCGGTGGATCGACAATGTCATTAGCATCCAACGGGGGCATTGGAGGATCAGTAGGTGGTTTGGCCTCTGGGTCTACCATATTCATCATCATACCAATATCAGGTGGTAGTATTATATATGGAGCAGTATCCGGGTTCAGCTGAGTTGGTCGGCATGGACATGCTACAATCACCgagaagaaacaaacaaacaaaagaagttattgtcaatatatgttttaacCATTTGAGTTAAATTATGCCCCTAATAGCTCGATAGCTTACTCATGTATCGTTTTGCAGTATTAGGGAATTCGGTAATGATGCCATCAACGTGGAAGTAGTCGACAAAAGTAGAAACCTCCATGGAGGCTTCTGAGTAGTAATCAAAGGGCAAGGAAACATATTCATTTCTCATGACATAAACAAAGACAGAGAGATTGGAAGCCTTCATTTCAGCAACAACTTTAGTGAGGCCAGTAGTGAAATAGTTTGTAATTTCAATGACAGAGCCACGAGGAATGGCCACAACTTCAGCATAGTGTTTGATTTCTTCAAGAGCTTCTTTTGGGGCATCTCCAATCTTTGAATCAACAGTTAAAACTCTAATGAAATTTGGGTACTTAGTCTTGAAAACGGACAGCACAGAAGTATCATCTGATCTAATGAAAACTTGTTGTGTTGATTGTTTGTCAAAAGTGGCATTGACTAAGGCTGTTGCTACAGTTCCCACCATGTCCAGACCTTTCCTTGAAGCCAAATACGCAGCGTTCTGACATACGAAGGCTATTGGTTATTAGAAGAGAGTACTAGAGTCCGTTTGAAATgacctttttaaaaatatacgaaattgaaaatcatcatcataataaaagagaaacaaaggGGTTTACTTGGATGTTGATCATAATCCCAGAAACAGCTTTGGCTTTAGAAAACTCAAGAAACTCAGGCAGTGTCATGAACTTGCCCTTGTTCTTAAAGGCTGGATTACGAGCAAGACCAGAAGAGGCCATGAAAGGGTTTGAAATTTGAGCTGAAACAGAGAGACAGAGACAGaattaaattagaaacagAATGTGAAGAGTTATTGAAGTGAatactaaaaaagaaagaaggggGGGCTTACGTTTGAGAGTAAGAATCTCAGCCCAAGTAAGATCAAAAGAGAAGATTCCAGGTTCAGCTTGAACTTCAGGGATACTTGTAGTTTTTGCTGAGAAAGCAGTGATAACAGTTGTACCTGTCAAAAGATCTGCCATTTCCATACAGAAAGGAACTCCATCTTTGGATAATTGAACTGAACAATCAATGACATCAGCTCCTTCATCAATTGCTTTTTGGTAAGCAAGGTCAGTTGAGCCTGGGAAATCCCCACTTGCTCCATTGCTGCTTATCACCAATGCTTGCTCTAATCCTGTTTTTTTGGTACGATTACAAGAAAAAACCATTTATAATTACTAGTTTTCTTCCTCTCTAAACAATCTTCAAGCCTTTAACACCCCCACCCCCACATCCATGATTCATAATCTGAATCCTGGGACTGGATCTTTACAAAGCCAAAACACAAAAGAGTTATAAAAGAGAATGATCGTTACCAGGCTGAGGTTTTCCATCGTTATGAAAACTCGAATAGCAGGCTGCAAGGACAAAAGGTAAGAATAGAGTAAGTTGATATAGAATGAATGAGAAATaaggtatatatatagggAAAATGCTAACCAATGGCTTGAGACGCAGCGGGAGAGAAATCAGAAAGGACTCCATCAACAGCAAAATGGCCATTATCAAAAAACTGAAGGTACTCACGGATTGGATCATAACTATAATTGTAACCAACAATGGCATCATTTGCAAAGCCAGAAGCATAAACTTCCAAGCCAAGCTTATGAGCATCAATGACAATGTTTGTTGCAGGCTGCACATACTTGTCTGGACCGATTGGccaaatatattcttttctgATCAGAATTCCTGAGGCAAATGTCTTAATCATAGGAAGTTCATGAGCCAAGGCACcatatgttttctttgttgttggCTCTATTTCATTAGCTTCTAAGAATCTGAATATCAGCTTTGTTCTAGCTTTATTCACACTCCCACTTATCCCTTTCAATATCCCAATCTCTGAAGACGACACAAAGTTTATTCGCATCAATCTCAATGCCTTTTGAAGGTACGATATTACACTCAGACCGTGTTCTGCATAGAACGCTTCGTACTGTGATAACAACGTTATCAAATGAGACCTTGACAACACGAAAGATAGTCTTTCAGAAGAGGGTAGTTATAAATACCTCGGCATTCAACCAGAATTGACTCGGATTCATTTTAAAGACATCTTCAACAGCCGCGATTGGCAAAGTACCGTCGTAGAGACTAGGTCGAGAGAGGACACTTTGAATCACTGATGATGAAAATCCAATTCCAACAAGTTAAAAGAAATGGGCAAAATGCTGAATATGAAAAGGCAATGAAATGAAGGAAGTTGAACATACAGTTGACTCTGTCAAAGAGATCATTAGACATGATATCAACAGAGAACCATCCCTTGAGAATCTTTCCATTGATAGTATAAGACTTGCGATCACGAGGAAAGGCATCTTCAATattggttgaattttgaagCCTAAGATCAGTTAAGCAAAAGCCAATCCCATCTTTGGTGAGTTGAAGATTACAATACAAAGCTGTGTTATGTAAACCTGTAACCACAGCCATTTGATTTGCAAAAGGGCTTGCTTCTGGAAACACTCCAGATAATCCTCCTCTTGCTATTACGAGTGGATGATCCCCtgcattcaaattttatttgtcatGTCAGTGGCCGTCTcattcaatcatttttcttttgattttttcgtATTGATTTCCTaatcttaaacaaaaattcataaaagGGATCACCTTTCAAAGTGAGCCATTTTTCTTTAGGACGAAGATTGTGTTGTGCAAATGTGGAGGAGATGAAGATCAACGAAGCTATGACCAAAAAACACTTTAGCATTGTGAGTCCCAACGCTGTTTTAACtgcaaaatcacaaaacaacAATCACTCAAAGgaaagaaatttatgaaaaaaaaacaaaaataaattaatgggtttgttttgtttaccTTTGATCTCTTGATTACTACAAAACTGATTTCAAATaccaaaattgaacaaaaaagaaaaagaaaaaagaaaaaaagaagaagaaaaaatcaagttgaagacatggaaaaatgaaaatgaggagaaaacgaaaagaaaatggaagagggAGAGATCAGACAAAGAGAGAAGGAACTCAGAAAGAGCATTCCCTGTCAagtttttagaacaaaaaactcTCAAGGGAATGGTGAAAAATTATCAGAAAgataatttctttataaaaaaaaaaaaaaacaaagagagaaaatatgaagaaaagaaaaaaattagtgtGTGAGATAATAAAGGGGTTTAGGTAAAACAAACACTCCTAAAAAAAggtgtgtttttttatttggggGGTGGGGGGTGGGGTGAGGGGGGGGTATGTCTGTTCTTCAAGGTTGTCCCTCTCCAATAGCTCAATGAAAGAGATTTGGAACAATTAATAGGTCCCTAATGGTTTACTAATTAAAGATTAGGTCATTTTAGGAATTTAATTGTTGTTTCTAATTATCTTTCATCCTCAAGTTTTTTGTTATGAGAGTGTGTTTATTGGGAGGGAAAACAGAACCTTTCTCAACCTTTCAAACTTAAACGCCTTTTTCAACGACTTTTTTCAACTCTCCTAAATAGGAATGtttcctaaaaaaaagaaaagatgagaagagaaaataaaatccttttttgcttattatttattatttattatttattattattatctctctctattttatctttataagtttttaaatctcTACACCTTTGCCCTTCAAACTTTAGCTTccacttttctattttttgtctTATTGGTCATTCGAGTTTTGTCTcttttaaagagagaaaaataaaatagtcttaggaacgttttgtattaaatatataatcttaaactaaatcaaaattttaaatgctaattgatttaacaaatttaatttttttatttgacgtctaataaaaattgttaggATAGTAATTAATAGACATTTGATTTTACAATTTGTCATTTAAGCCATTACAAACTTAAAAccataaatttattgtaacCTATccatttaaagttttataggttgttttttagaataaacttaaagtttgaagtttaatAGTGATTTAATTGAAGCCTgagaaacttaaaaaatacatttattattaattaatataacctCCCTCTAGTATCATATAACACGTTATAATTACACTTAAAATAAAGGGATGtctattttatgattttgtttatttctataaaatttgaatggtgaaatatatatatataataactctTTTAGCGTATAAAGAATAGTTATGAAGTATTTATTGCATTGTTCTAATTCACTTTAATAAATGCTTGTGGTTTCATTGTTGGTTGGGCAAAAGGGTCTCTGCCTCTTCAATGAATTAACTTAAATATCATAAAGATGTAACATGTTGTGTAATAAATTTCAGGTGTTTTTCTTAAACACTTCTGTTAAGTTCTTCGTtgtcttaaatttaattagacaATTAAATGGTACAACATTCAACCACAGTTGTTAAGTGTGCCAAATTATTGATTGGTTATTAGTTTCCTAAGATTTTaacctcttttttcttaaggTATTGAAATGTGATTGAAAAAGATGAGATCTACGACTTAAGATCAAGACACaaacaaatcataaaaagATGGTTAAAAACACAGTGAACAAGAAACCACCATAACGCATAAGAAGAGTCAATTTAAATACTCTCAATCGAAGTCTCCCAATTAAAACAACGGTTGTGAAGGTAACTTGAAAACCTTGAATCGCAGAATAAGAAAATAGGCATATTCAATAAAATGGAGTAAGAATATCGGcatatttcatattaattaaagaacTTGAAAATAGtgcaaaattttgtattttcttgtgAGCATATATAATCCACTAAGACTTCATCAAACCAccaagtaaaaaaatttgaaagagaaagaacTGAAAAGGGATATGCATTTCGAAACGAAAGATGAGACTAAAGATTTTACAACTGATCAAGCAAATTTCCAAACCTCACTTCTTACCAATGTAAGCATAAGTTGGATAGAAAATAACTATCACCAGTATTAGGAACTTAGAACCAAATAGCGTAGTTGAGGAGAGGAAAGCAATAATCCTAGACTACTTGAAATGCTCGGAAGGCGACGAGCAAAGATGacattattaaaagaaaagagatgtgGGCAGCAGAGCAATAAGGGCTGAAACTACTACTTCTTCAATAATACTTTCCCAGAGAGATGATCAGGCAGTTATGGGTTCAGTGGCTTTATTTAGCCATAGCTTCTCGGATTCATCCAAATATGGAGCGAGAATATCTCTACATTGTGAATGATAAGTGTTCACCcaattcaattcttcaaatGTGAGAAGACTTATGTTGATCAACTTTCTTTGGTATGGTGCCTgaccaacaacaacaaaaacttttaacattgattaaaaaattacttgcttgattttaataaagattGATGAAAATAGAAGCTTTACCCATGTTATGTGTTCGAATGATAGGTAGCCTTTATcgccaaaattaaattttgtatcgGCATCCTTTACTACAAGTACATTCTCCAATCTGATACCAAAGGCACCATCTTCGTAATAGCCAGGCTCTGAGATTTGCAGTTAAAGATATCAACAAGAAATGGTTCTACGACTAGAAATCTAAGCTATTTATGTATGTTTCTGAAATCCAACTAAAGTCCAAGTTTAGAAACGATCAAAATAGATCCGGTTAGCTCTTTGTACAAATACTCATactgaagaaagaaagaaaaaaaccctcGAACAAACTCCCGTGAAAAAGGGGAGGGAAGGGATAGATATCAGGAAACAACTATATATGGAAGGTGAAACCATGCTACAGAAGGGATCGATAGATAGTAAGTGTAATGATTAGTTACCGTCCGTAACAGTCATTGAAGCTTGAAGTGGAACATTTTGAGCCTGTGGTCTGAAACTTATCAAATGGGGTCCTGATGAAAATATACTAAGAAATCATTACTTCGATAACAACTAATTGTGGAAGTTtcagtagtttttttttaccttcatGAACATTAAGGAAAGAACCAATTCCATGGCCAGTGCCATGTCGATAATCCAGACCATACTTCCACAAAGGAACTCGAGCAAGAATGTCCAATGAGTGGCCTGTAAATAGAAATCCATGTATATTCGATCAGTTTATTGGGGAAGCAAAATACAAAGTAGAAAACGTGAGAACTCCTACCGTTTGTGCCATTTGGAAATCTTGCATTTCCCAAAGCAATATGGCCTTTGAGAACCTGTCAAAGATGTTGCTTCGGTTTAGACAAATCAAAATAGTAGTATAAATTTAGGTAGTTCATATAGGACTTTGACAGTTTGCTAAACACCGGAGCCTAAGCCAACAgctatttcatttatattattcaaacCCATTTGAATTATTGTTCCTTTAATGTGGCAGCAGCAAGTATAAGgtttcaatttctttgttaATTCATTAAatcatccaaaaaaaattccatttcCTCAACCAAAGTTCAAGTTCCTTCACTTCATATATTGATGTTGGATTCAGAAAAACTATATATGTAGGTGTATATTACGTATTCCAGCATATTCTAGCGCCGTACACAATTGAGTATGCTTCCCAATAGAAGAATATCCTTCTCACTTCAAtgtgttaagaaaaaaaaaagcaatcttgagttaaaaacaaaacaaaaaactccATACATCCCCAGTCAACACCAATTTTTTAATGGTAGATCCAAAGACTCAAAACCTGCCTAACTGAAAGTAACAATCCTGACAAGAAAGGTATATGCCTCCAGAAAACCACTCTCCTAATCACAATACAAACTGAACGGACTTGATCGCGTCCATCGTTTCAGTCTGATGTTCTCCATGATGGACAGTTAGGAAGTGCTAGAAAAGCACCAGCAAACAAAAACTCACAGTACACGGTAGGATTAGAAAACTTTACGAGCATGTCATGGCTTAATGATGTCATCATTCTTTGGAACTAGAGTATCTTTTCCTTCCAATAGCACATGAAATCTGGAAGATGTTCATTTCAGGAAAGGATGCGCAACTCTGCGAGCTCAAAAGGAAAGTAAGGAAGGAACAAGGGAGCCTTCAAGATAGCTTACAATGATCATTCTCATGGCTTCTGATTGCTTTACCATCTGATCTACTTAAATGCATGGTTCTTCTCTGACCTTGACCAACTAGGGTAGCTAATTTTGTAATCTCCTTTGACAGTAGAGCATTCTGCCTACTTTTGTTCTCCTCATACATAAATgaatcttaaatcaccaattgaccaaaaagtttaaattgatggtgaaggcaaatttaatatcatagCATGTAacaatgaaaaggaaatttcttttttaaaaatattaactagaTTTTAATAACCGTCAAAAGCACACCAAATTATACTGAGGTTCATTAATTTGTAAAGTCAGTTGGCATAGAGTCAACtacagaaaaagaacaaataaatagaGCAATGAACTTTAGTAACTCACAGCAGTATAACAGGCTTTTTCATGTGCTGAAGGCAATCCAAAATGGACTGTCCGGGTGATATCGGTTGTTCCGTCCAAATACTAGAAAATTCACCAACAAAAAGGCAAGAAGTGAGACAGATTTCATCAATGGAAAGTACGACCATTAGATTTAGGGGGAGTCAGAGCAGAAAGCAAAGATCATAAGCATCATTTCAGGCTTGCATGCACATCTAACCTGAGCTCCCGAGTCAAAAAGATAGATGCTTTCAGGATCCAACTCAGCACATGTCTCTGTTTTTGGTCCATAATGTATAATTGCAGCATTTGAACCAACAGATGAAATAGTAGGGAAACTTAGGCCCCTAAAATGCTggaaagtaaaaacaaaatgaaggaAGAAATGTTAAAGTGAGGGGGGAACGTATATGTATTATGTGCAGAGTATGTGTCGTTAATTATGGAAGAATTGTCCTTTTGCTATTCAGTCAGTTGTTAGTGAAGTCAGCAAAAGAATGTGAAGTTAAGTGGCTGATGTCACATGCTGGAAACTGTATCAATAGGGAAGGCAAAAGGGAAAGGGTTAGGCTGCTAGGGAATAGAAGCTAGAATAGTTTCTGGATCTTGGAGAGATAAACTTTTCAGTTATCATGGCTCATCATAGTCAATCCCtatcatttccaaaattaacaatatgcAGAGTGAAACATATAGACAATGAAGCTGAATCTTGAATGGGCTACATTTCAATGACTTATTTTGCACTTATAGATATGCTTGTTTCTCCTAGACCTGGGGTCCAGAATAAATCTAATCACCCAACATTCTTGGTTCATATtgtacatatttattttaaagaagagaagggaaaaaagatCCATAGGTGCACAGAGTGAAGCATATTGACAAGGAAGCTGACCTCCTTTGATGCTCGGAAAGCCTCAAGCTTATCGCTTACACTAACTTCTGTCAGTTTCTTTGAGTCCCTAACAATGTTTGTTTGACATTAAAATATGATTACTTGGATGTACTTGAAGGAACGacaaatatgattaaaaaataacattccaaaatgtaaaaaatgtgAGCATGTTTAAGTTGGTATTCATGGGGAAAAAGAACATTTTATTCAATGAATTGCAACAGTGCTGATGGCTTAAtcataaaaatgagtttagaACTCACGATGGTTTGGGCTTCCTCACTCCATCCCCTTCCAGAAAGTAACCAGATGCCCCATAAGTCTCTTGCAGCTGCAATTTTTAAACCAAGCTAGGAATCAGAAAACGTAATATGAAACATCTGTATCTGTTTTTTGGGGCTCTGTAAAAGGCTAAAATGTCAATTGAAGTGAATGTAAACGTTTTGTCAATCAGCATGATGCAAACTTTAGATGCTTAATGCTATAGGTTTCACATACCTGCTTGTCCAACCACACAAGATATTGTACAACAGCTACACCATCCCGAATGTGCGCTTTCTTTAGTCCGTCCAACTCAACAGAGTTCTATACAATAATTGGTCAATTGAATTAGTAAgcaaggagaaaagaaaaagacttcGAAAAGGAATTTCCTTTTAACCATGTTCAAGTTTCAAGAGGATGATTgaataaattgaaagttgacaGCCAGGAACAGAAAACAAGCTCGggttttattaaattcatcatACACCAGTGCAATGGCTTAATGCTTGCATGTGATAAGAAAGTTAACAAGCACCACCACACCATTATTTGAAGGGgggaaaggaaaaggaaaaattagttaatagaGCTCAAAATGCTACCTTTAGTGCTTTTTCAAGGGCCAATGGTGACTGCTGTAGGAGAACCTTATCAGAGTTCAGTTTAGAATACAAAGCATAGCAGCATTGGGCAGGATCAACCCATATGAGGTCAGAACTCTGGCTTTCTACTTTAGTTCCATTAGATCCGGCTATGTCAATCGAACTAAGTTCTACTTCCACATTAGCCTTAACTTCAGATCCTTTCACAAAAGATGACAAGTTAAGTTGATTAGATGCAAGTAAGGACACATCTGTTATTACTGCACTATAATCCCGAACTTCAATTCCATTTCGCTCCATGTACAAGCGCACCTGAAGATGAGAAATTCACTTTTTGGATGAGGTCTAAACCCCAACAAAGAGGTTtgactataaaaaaaaaaaacaaagcttAAAACTGAATACTGAACTTAAATTGAAGAGAATATCTACTGAAATCAAATATAGAATGGTATCCAAATGTGATTCTCTCAAATTCgataaagataaaaaacatGGTACATTTGCTTGGCACACCTCATCAGACACCTTCCTCTTGTCCACATAAAAGAATGCTGAATTGAGTGTCACTATTGCAAATGCATGTACAACCGGAGAGTATGACACATCACTCCCACGGATGTTGTACAACCAAGCTACCTgcacatttcaatttttatgatCATGTTAGTAAACAGGAGGATTTATTTGTAAGAAGTAGATATCCCGTGGTCAAATCAGACAAACCAACACAAAAGCACAATACTATTTTAATAAGAAGGCAATctggaaagagagaaattcaCTTCATCAAGTCCAGTCACAATTAAACCATGAGCTTTCTCCTGTGACAGTTTTGTTCTCAAAGTCTTCAACTTATCTTCAACAGAGCGGCCAGTATATTCCAGTGGGTGTATCATAACAGGATTTATTTCTGGTGGTGGTCGGTTCTTCCAAACTTCATCAACTAAGTTTGTGGTGGTTTGAACCAGCTTTTGCTCCTTCTTGGAAAATGCACGAATCCAGATTTGTGATGTGTTCACGGACACACACCACGGATCTACTCCAACAGCTGCATCAGCTGGCAGATTCTGATACAAGATTTAAAAGAACTAACTTAGCCTAACACAGAACGGGAGATTATGAAACTCATCAAGAAAAAGTCAAGGTTGCAACAAGGATCATAAAAGCTTGTACAATCTCATTAAAACCACGAAAGTCTACTTAAGACTAGTAAAACAAGATTTAACCAGACATAGGTGCTCATGTATAGAAACATAGAACAACAACCATAacaaccatcaaaataacagCACAGTAGATCAGATTAATTGTAAGTAAGTTCAAAAAGAGCGTCAGATATTGCATTTGTTGGCGCAACTgagaataatttaaacaataaacagAAAATGCAAAGACATTTCTGGTGTAACTAGTTTGGGAAGTTTCTAGTAGCGACCTAGATAGAAGGATTGAAGAGTTCATCTTCACTTTCATTAATTCCAGCATATTTAAACTTTCCCTTTATTTTAATGTGAAGTGAAATCGTCAAAAAATGGTTACAGTTTCACATACATCTGCCATCCAGAGATCTACAGGAGGATCCTCCCCCATCCGCATAAGTTTCCACGGATCACTAAGCTGTTGAATTGCCTGCAGAAAATAACGCCCATCGGTCCACAATAATGCTTCTGTCTGAGTTACAAGTGCCAGACCTTCAGGAAAGAAATAGGATCCAAAAGATCAGCGGTTGACAAGGATCAAAGTGACCATGAACAGTGATCAAACATGGTAACTACGCTACTCagaaataattttcttctatatattaAACGTGCCAAGTAAAATTCTAGCTAAATTGGAACGGACTAAAGATAAAATAAGGTTAGGGACCATATCATGAACTCCACTGTagcaacaaaaagaaaagagacaaTATTTACCAGTACTCCCGGTGAAACCTGAAACAAATTCACGGCGTTTATCTCTCGCAGATACATATTCACTCTGCAACAACATGCAGACAACGATTATTAACCacgaaattaaatgaaagaaagtagCGAAATGTCGAATTAGAAAGACATAATTCGTTTCGGATTAATCTAGAGAAGTAGAACAACAAATGGCTGAATTCAGATCCTCCTTTAAATAAACCGAtgatgataaagaaaaagagaaacaaaattggGAATTCAGCATAGCATAGGTAGTTGATTAAACCTGGTGATAATCTTCAGAAGGGACAACCAAGGCGTCAAGAGGAGGAGTATGAGAAGCCATTAGAATTCTCAAAGCGCTTAGAGTATCCgccatttttctctctctgtaGTTCGCTCGTCTCTCTAACTCTcagtttatttgtttgttccAAGTCgtatttctcaaatatcatttataaacaaattgttttcaattaaatcGAATATTtgaacagaagaaaaaaaaaacagaacggCTGTTACGAATATCAAAGCAAAAAGGTGcaaataacttttcaaacaaaagaaaaaaagggttaAACTGCACAAACGGGCTTGGCTTTCTCAACGTTGatgttatgattttttttaatatttgtgagTGTACCAGTCGGATTATAGACCCGactaatttatttagattGAATACAATAAATGT
This DNA window, taken from Cucumis sativus cultivar 9930 chromosome 6, Cucumber_9930_V3, whole genome shotgun sequence, encodes the following:
- the LOC101216172 gene encoding glycerophosphodiester phosphodiesterase GDPDL6 — translated: MLKCFLVIASLIFISSTFAQHNLRPKEKWLTLKGDHPLVIARGGLSGVFPEASPFANQMAVVTGLHNTALYCNLQLTKDGIGFCLTDLRLQNSTNIEDAFPRDRKSYTINGKILKGWFSVDIMSNDLFDRVNLIQSVLSRPSLYDGTLPIAAVEDVFKMNPSQFWLNAEYEAFYAEHGLSVISYLQKALRLMRINFVSSSEIGILKGISGSVNKARTKLIFRFLEANEIEPTTKKTYGALAHELPMIKTFASGILIRKEYIWPIGPDKYVQPATNIVIDAHKLGLEVYASGFANDAIVGYNYSYDPIREYLQFFDNGHFAVDGVLSDFSPAASQAIACYSSFHNDGKPQPGLEQALVISSNGASGDFPGSTDLAYQKAIDEGADVIDCSVQLSKDGVPFCMEMADLLTGTTVITAFSAKTTSIPEVQAEPGIFSFDLTWAEILTLKPQISNPFMASSGLARNPAFKNKGKFMTLPEFLEFSKAKAVSGIMINIQNAAYLASRKGLDMVGTVATALVNATFDKQSTQQVFIRSDDTSVLSVFKTKYPNFIRVLTVDSKIGDAPKEALEEIKHYAEVVAIPRGSVIEITNYFTTGLTKVVAEMKASNLSVFVYVMRNEYVSLPFDYYSEASMEVSTFVDYFHVDGIITEFPNTAKRYMTCPCRPTQLNPDTAPYIILPPDIGMMMNMVDPEAKPPTDPPMPPLDANDIVDPPLPGVNKMATTTPSDAADMPAAPAPSGSVSNVANLFVSLVSVVVLTFFISL
- the LOC101216415 gene encoding aminopeptidase P1, whose product is MADTLSALRILMASHTPPLDALVVPSEDYHQSEYVSARDKRREFVSGFTGSTGLALVTQTEALLWTDGRYFLQAIQQLSDPWKLMRMGEDPPVDLWMADNLPADAAVGVDPWCVSVNTSQIWIRAFSKKEQKLVQTTTNLVDEVWKNRPPPEINPVMIHPLEYTGRSVEDKLKTLRTKLSQEKAHGLIVTGLDEVAWLYNIRGSDVSYSPVVHAFAIVTLNSAFFYVDKRKVSDEVRLYMERNGIEVRDYSAVITDVSLLASNQLNLSSFVKGSEVKANVEVELSSIDIAGSNGTKVESQSSDLIWVDPAQCCYALYSKLNSDKVLLQQSPLALEKALKNSVELDGLKKAHIRDGVAVVQYLVWLDKQLQETYGASGYFLEGDGVRKPKPSDSKKLTEVSVSDKLEAFRASKEHFRGLSFPTISSVGSNAAIIHYGPKTETCAELDPESIYLFDSGAQYLDGTTDITRTVHFGLPSAHEKACYTAVLKGHIALGNARFPNGTNGHSLDILARVPLWKYGLDYRHGTGHGIGSFLNVHEGPHLISFRPQAQNVPLQASMTVTDEPGYYEDGAFGIRLENVLVVKDADTKFNFGDKGYLSFEHITWAPYQRKLINISLLTFEELNWVNTYHSQCRDILAPYLDESEKLWLNKATEPITA